In Salvia miltiorrhiza cultivar Shanhuang (shh) chromosome 4, IMPLAD_Smil_shh, whole genome shotgun sequence, the DNA window TCTTAAAAGGACTAAGGATCAGGGTCTGGTATATCTCCTCCTATATGTAGATGATATGCTTATTGCTAGTAAGTCTAGAGCTTAAATAGAAAAGGTTAAGAAATCTTTGAGTTCAGAATTTGATATGAAGGATTTGGGGGAAGCTAGAAGGATCTTAGGTATGGATATTCTGAGAAATAGAAGCAAGGGTGAGTTATTTCTGTTTCAGTCAGATTATATCAAGAAGGTGTTACTAAGGTTCAATATGCACGAAGCCAAACCTGTTAGTGTTCCTTTAGGACAACATATTAAGCTCTCTGAATCTCAAAGACCAGAAACTGAAAAAGATATGCAGGAAATGGGTAGAGTGCCATATGCCAATGTAGTTGGCAGCATTATGTACTCCATGGTTTGCACCAGACTAGATTTAGCTCACTCCATTAGTGTAGCTTCCAGGTTCATGGCTAATCCAGGAAAAGCTCACTGGGAAGCTCTAAAGGTAATACTCAGGTATCTCAAATCTACTTCTGATGTTGGCATTCTTTTTAAGCAGAATttaagtgaaaataaagaatcTTTACTTGGGTTTGTAGACTCTGATTATGCTGCTAGTGTTGACACTAGGAAGTCTCAAACTGGTTTTGTTTTCACTTTATTTGGATCTTCTATTAGCTGGAAGTCAATGTTGCAATCTGTGGTAGCTTTGTCTACCACAGAAGCCGAGTATATAGCTGTAACAGAGGCTGTGAAAGAAGGGATTTGGCTAAAGGGGATGTTGGCAGAATTAGGGATACATCAGGGAGCTGTAACCATCTTATGTGATAGCCAGAGTGCTATTCATTTAGTGAAATATCAAGTCTTCCATGAAAGGTCTAAGCATATAGATGTAAGACTTCATTTTGTGAGAGATATTGTTGAAAAAGGTGAAGTGAAGGTGATTAAAGTAGGCACAGAGGATAATGCCTCTGATATGCTTACAAAGGCTTTGAATGTGACAAAGTTTAAACATTGTTGTGATCTGATAAGTCTGTGCTCTCTTAAAGAGAGCAACTTAAACTAATGAATCTGTTAAGTGTTTTGTTTGCAGAGTTTCTCaggttatatttttcattacttAACAATCAAGGTGGAGATTTGTAGTGTGTGGTGATTGGTAAGTACAGGTCATATATAAAAAGGAGTTAGTTGCAAATATCAGTTGAAGAAGGACTCAAATGCAAAACTAGAAGGAAGAAGCCAAAGTCAGTTATACCAAACCGACTCCAGCAGCTTTCTTGTCTTGCGGTTTCTTTTGATCTTCAACGGCTGAGATTACTTTCTACTTGtagtatatatattgtattttctAGCTACATTTCTCATTATTGCTTTTATTCTCTGTGATTGAGTGGTAAAAGTGCAGCAAAAGATAGAGGAAAATTGAGAGTGTAGTCTTGTGATTAGGCTTAGTGTTTGCtgattttcttcaatttctttaaTTGTGTTGTATTGGTTTGATTCTTGTTGTTGATTAGTGAAAAGAGAGCTCTGCAGTGGATGTAGATCTGTAAAAGGATCGAACCACTTAAAAACCGCGTGTTCttcaattttgttttgtttctcaTTTTTCATTCGTTTAGATTCAAAGCTGGTCTGGATCACAAGTGTTCTCAGCTTGTTTCTGTGCTAATTACACAACAAAGGAGTTACGGAGGTTCGGTGGCGGCCGGTGAAGTGGCGGCGGCGATGCGGCCACTGTTTTCTGCGGGTGAACAGATCAGAGATGGAATGGGGCGCGGCGTCGAAGTCCCTTCGTCGATGGCCGCCGGGCGTCAGGGAGGAAGGGAGATGGGGCCGGACAGCCAGAGGGCGGCGACGGGGCGGCAGAGAgctgagagagaagagagagaaagagagtggagagagaggatgagagagagagagaattcaCAGatttagagagggagagagagagagagagggagaagaagggagagagagagagtatccGACAATTgagagaaatttttatttttagggaAGGGGTATTTCCGTCTTTTTGTTCAAAAACTGgccactttttattatttttaccttagtggacaatttttaattttacaatatgatagtggataattttatatattaactctaataataatttatattaggTAATAAAATTTCAAGGTATTATGTAcgcacatattatgtgcatTTATCATTATTCTTAAAACCGACCGAAATCTCAAAATTAACAACCGTTCTAACGGTCGTTACATGCATATTTTTTCAGTCATATTGATGTCAAATTCCGTCTGTAAATGCACTAGATCGATTAGGCAAGTGATTCAGATAATGTGATAGTGGGCTTATTTCCAAACAGGAAGTAgtttttccctcaaaaaaaaaaaaaacaggaaGTAGTTTAAGAAGGCTTAAATTGTCAAATAACAACAAATTATTCACAATACTGCATTATCTTATAGACAATTTTGGGGAAATACCAAGTTCAAAGATCATTAATTAAGAGCCAACATCATTGTGGGTTCTTCCCTATATACGCCAAAGAAGATCTTGTGTTGTGTCTATATTAGGCATTGCTCATGTTCAAAGGGCCACTATTCACGTACGGATATGAAATCATCTATCCCACGATTTAATGTGTATCACTCATAGtctctttattttataattatttttaaaaaaataaaaattgttattatataatgaactctaattaatatttatcactaaaaattgaaattttaaaaaaaaatataccctaactttgaattaattaacccaaatcatttattattaattcaaataaatataaaaaaagtaattataaatcctacttAGATGAGTGaatccttgttaattatctttatattatattaaagcataataaattaaaattgaagaaaaaataattaaaaattaagaatgGTACATGGTGGTATACACTAAACTTTCATTAAGAAGGCTAATCTTTAATCAAAGGTAATATGTTGCTAACATTTCGTAGATGTGTGGTAAATTAATTTAGGAATTCTTTTTCATTATGTGTAAATCTTGTACTTAAGTATTGATAAACTTACGGTGGCTTTGATGCAGAAagaagcgtgaaatatatttgatactgaTAAATATACGAATTTTGTTGATAAACACAGTATACCGGAATACGTCtaataagggttaatccgttgattcactcatgaataccggAAGAACACCGCGAGAAGAGAACAATCTCACCCTCTACATTTTTACTCTCAATTCAACTCCCATAAATCATAAAGaaaactcctatttataataaagaGCAAATATATAGAGgtgtccactttcatattgtaaaattaaatttttgcctatgaaataaaaatattaaaatctgGCCAGTTTTTGAGCGAAAAGACAAAAATGCCCCTGCccgaaaaaattaaaaattctctcgctgtactctctctttctctctctttttctatatctcttctttttctctctctaggtttgcgcattctctctctctctcatcactcATTCTcttctccctttctctctccactctctttctctctcctctctctcacgTTTTTCGGCGGCGGCCAACAGTAGCAGCTCTCTGTCGCCCCGTCGCCGCCCTCTGATTCTCGGCGAGAAACAACTACAAGGCTGCCACCACCGCGTCTGCCTCCAGTAGTATCATTTCCTCCGGCGGCGGAGATTACTCGCTGGAATACTTATCGAACTTCGATTCTCGACCGCCGGAGGCCGAGGAGTCCCCACCGCATTCGTTGCTCTGCTGCACCAGATCTCGTCTCCTCCTCCATCCTTCGAGATCTCCTCCAGCTCGCAACACCTCCTCCTCCGCATCGACGCCACCATCTTCACCTTCAAGTCAACAGCCCAACCAACTCGTCTGTCGCCAGTCACCTCAGCGCCACCGATGTCCTTCACAGCTGCCACCAACCTGCACTTTCATTTTCTGTTTCTCTACTATcttctatctttttttttctttcttcatcggtctttctcatctctctcttcgTCTAAATGATCTCCTGACATCTTAAAAGGTCTAGGTAATATACATTTTTATGAGATTAATTGAATGGACATTTAACTACATGATTGGTTAGTTTTGAGAATGGAATTGGCgaatgtttaatttaatttgaagttaGAATGGTAAGTGATATAAGTGATAgagatattatttttaatctcaaGTCTAAATGTTAGTTTTAAATTAATCTCAAGTCTGAATGTTAATTTTAAtcggaaaaaaaagaagatataaGTTATAGAGAAATTATTATGATTAAGTATCATTGTACTTGTATtggtaatttaattaataaatttaactgATATTTTGAGAGTGTATTGATCGATTGAAAGAGAAAAACAGattttgcataattgattaatgatgttgaattcacaattagctctatgaattcacattttaatgttcttcaattcacaacaagatatatgaattcacaatttaatattttcgaattcacaaccagatctatgaattcacaacttaatgttcttgaattcacaaccagttcgatgaattcacaacttaatattcttgaattcacaagtagatctatgaattcacaactaaaactcgaattgacaaccaaaataaattttagttttagttgtgaattcaaactttaaaaattcaaattcacaaccaaaataaattatggttgtgaattaaattctagttgtgaattcacaaccaacataaatctagttgtgaattaaattctggcTGTGAAtttgactggttgtgaattcacaattcacaaccagtgtgaattcacaaccaaaattttttggttgtgaattcacactggttgtaaattgcgggattttttaaaggggtgatgtttaaagggtataatgaagtggacattttttttatttttaatgtgaagggtattttggtaacactgaccattttttaatattttttatcttagtggacaatttttaattttacaatatgaaagtggccattttaaaaattcactctataataaaaccctaaatatctaaaaagaaacaaaataactTGACCAGCAacacaaatcaataattaaagatataatatattatacgaACCTTATCTTTATCAGGCTTGTTTATTCATTAATCTCACTTTTTAATTTGAGCGCCATTCAattttaaatgtctcatttttttagATATCCAACACAAAACAAACACCCTTGATATAACTATAAGTTATTCAGTACTTCACAAAAATATCTTCTCTATTAGTACTTGATTTGACCTAAGTAccaaaaaatattactttctcttttcaaaattattataaataattaattttatatccaGTTGACATATATATTAACTTAAATTTATGTGTTAAGAAAAATGAGACACTTTAAAGAAACGAAGGGGCCTAAAAGAAATACTAGTGAGACGGAAGGGAGTTGTAGAGTTTAAACATATGtcgagagagaaaaaatatagtatatccAAAACCATCATCCAACatgattaaaagaaaaaaattcaccTCTTGGTCATTGAATATCAAACTACAAACAGATCCCACTTTTTCACCAAGAAAACTGAAAGTCCAATGATTGGAATCACGACTAGAATTACAAAAGAATTTTAAAATGCAGGATAATTAAACCTAATTATAGACAAAATAGGGACTAACAAAacccagaaaaaaaaaaaaagaatgaaaatcTTGATCAATTCACGAAACTAATTAAACCTTCAAAAGTCATGATCTAGAAGCTTCTGTCAAGCcaaagaaaacataattaaattccTCCAAAATATTCTCTTCCCCAAATCTCTTAATTAACTCGACGAAAACCTGCATGGTGAGCAAGCTATCCGAGCCGGCCTGGTGGCTCCGCCCCGCCGCCCGCTCCACCTTGAGGCTCCTCGCGATCCTCTCGAGCCCGCCGTGCAGCTCCAAGGCCCGCGCCACCGGCTTCACGTCGTACATGCTGGGCCCCAGATGCACGCGCAGCAGCGCCAAGAAGTCATCCAGCGTGCCGGGGAGCCGCCGCCCCGTCAGGATCTTCACCATGAAGCCGAGGTCGTAGGCGCCGTGAAACGTCACCCACGTGAGCCGCCTGCGGCGGAGGCCGAGGCCTGAGATCTTGAAGAGCAGGGCGAAGCTACGCGAGTCGACCCCCTCGAGGCGGTTGCGGGCGAAATCGACGCCCTGGCGCGCGAGGAGGGAGAGGGACTCTGGGTTGTGGGGGTCGGTGTTGGAGTCGAAGTCGGCGAAGTTGAACTCCCAGGCGCAGCGGCGGCCCCCGAGCTCCGGGAGATTGCCGGCGGCGTCGTGGAGGGTGAGGCCGAGCTGGATGAGGTGGAGAGCGTCGACGTTGCGCTTCATCGCGGCGTAGGCGGCGTCGCCGGCGGGGAGCTTCTTGAAGAGGGGGCTCGGCTTGAACACGGTGCCCGGGAACTCGGTGTCCATGGATATGATGGGGAATTGTTGCAGGAATTTATGGATTAGGCTGATTTCCGCAACCACGTTGCTCGCCCAGACTTCGCGGATCTCGATTTCCGCCGCCATTGATTGatcgtcttttttttttcttttctttttttgagattTGGGGTTTTTGATCGCAGTTGATCGGGAATTGGTTGCGGAGGAATTATAAAGGATTTTTGCGATATTGCGTGATGCAGACCTATTTAAATAGTTTTGATACACAGAGTTTCTAAGTTAATTACCatatcgagagagagagaggatttataaaatttaattaccATATTTTAACAAGAAACTAACTGAAGTCTAATCCAGCAAAAGCTACCAAATTTTACTCCGAATCGAAGTTGATTTTTGGAATCGAAGTTCATTTTTGGTAACTTTTGCAATCGAAAGTTAATCCAAATTAAGcatgttattttttatattgaGAGAAACAAATTGAGCGTGCTGTTTATTTACATATGCGTGTCTTTAGTGTCACgtctaggggtgtaatcgaaccgagctgAACCGAATaatggtgtgctcaagtttggtttgtttagtatcgaatcgaatcctgaactttacttaccgaatactttgaggctcgcgagcggctcacgagcctaatcgagcctatacgaactttctaaatttatatttatattcaaaatattgattattttattttaaaaataaattatttatttaaaataataaatatattaattattttcttatgacaaataaaattaattagagatttaatacaattattattaattttagtggataaatataagttgtgtatactaataatttatatttttcaagctgaatcacttgacgaacatgttcacgagctaacgagccgaatagtACTAagttcaagtttggtttgtttatttatcgagcttctctaaacgaacttgaacgagcttttttcgagccgagctccgaatagttcgcgagcgacttggtttgtttacacccTACTTCAttcatcccacgaatcttaagtcacttttctttttcgactgtcccacgaatcttgagtcatttttttatatggcaaaaaaaaacatttattcactttttccCCTAttacacttaacacactaaatacgaGTATTTTCTAAATTcatgtgccgaaaagaaattgactcaagattcgcgggacggagggagtattaattaaacacaaaaacttgggtcTAAGGGTGTACCGTATAATCGAGTTGATCTGTActtaaaaaattactattatttataCAATTCATATCAAAATACGAATTTGGATTAGAGTGCAGATCAGAGTCTAAGTGAGAATTCAACCCGATTATACGGTACACCCGGTTATACCCAAGACCaccttttaattaaatattccctccgtctcacaaaaatatgaacattttttcattttggggtgtcacataaaaacatgaacatttccaTTTTATTACATTACCCTCTTATcttttatccctcattttcatacttattcacaaaaactcatcatggcccaccactacttttccttaattaattcattactctcatGACACTTTTTAAAGTGGGAAccattttccactcacaataattttcaactaacatttcttaaaatcggTGTCACTCcctgatgaggagtaaagtgTGCGTAAAGCAAAGGTGACAGTACTAAAGTCGTCAGCGTTGGGAATGACTATGAAGAAAGGAGCTTGAATAGGGTTTCTGGGAGAAAAATACGAAGGGCAAGAGCATCAGGGCCATCTTGAGAGGATTTAAACACTACGTGCGTCAGGGCTGGAATGAAGTAAGAAGGGGCAATGCTGAAACTTGAGCAGAGCCGGCATAGTCAGGAGGGGAACTTCAGAGCTGGTATAGAGGTGCAGCACTGGGAAAGATCGGAAGCACCACCGATCGATAACGACCTCAAAAGATTCCCTCTAACCGCCAGGGTCACTATCAGTCATGTAATTACTAGTTTACCCTTGTCTTAGGCTTCTATAAATAGAGGATGCGCCGGTCATTGTAAACACATGCTATTAAAACTCTAATACAATATTCTCCTTACTCGCTTTAGCTGTTCTCGTCTTTTCTCTCGATTCATCACCACACTACAGGTGAATCACTCTCCTCATAATTAAAGGCTGAAATTATCGAACacatcaactggcgccgtctgtgggaactTGCGGATCGAGCTTAAGACGTGAAGAAATCTGTGCATGAAATCTTTATTTTCCCGACTAAGATTTAACCTGTTTATAATGGACAAGTCATAAGAAGAAGGGCTGCCCAAAATAATTACTAATATTCTTTATGAAGACCGGCGGAGGAAAACGGAGACCCGCATCTACTTGGCTTTTCCAAAGTATGATGGTAGTTTTCGAAAGATCGCCGAAGAAATCCCTCGGTCTACCCGGAGGATGGAAACGAAGATTGGGAGGATTCCTTAATTCGGCCTCTAAATTTCGTATTTGTTCGATAGTCATTACGGAATCAGGAACAATTGAGGACGCCATAACTTAAAAACTTTAATGCCTAACCAGTTACACCCAGAGCagtaaatttcaaataaaagaaaagaggGAAATCGAGGGTTCAAGATAAtacataaatcagaaaattgggTAAAAATGCACAAAGAGGAAGCACCCCAAAAGAATTGCAGGCGACTGACGATGGACCAACAACAGTGACGACCTTGAAAGAAGATGAAGACAGAAAAATGAAAAGGCGGTATGATAATACAAAAATTTTAAATCCCGGAGCAATTATGATATGGGAATTTGAACGGTATAGATTACCTgcggatgagagagaaaataatccAACGGTTCGAGTTTCCTATGGAGACGAAGAGTTTTTTAGATTACCTgcggatgagagagaaaataatccAACG includes these proteins:
- the LOC131019436 gene encoding probable CCR4-associated factor 1 homolog 11, with product MAAEIEIREVWASNVVAEISLIHKFLQQFPIISMDTEFPGTVFKPSPLFKKLPAGDAAYAAMKRNVDALHLIQLGLTLHDAAGNLPELGGRRCAWEFNFADFDSNTDPHNPESLSLLARQGVDFARNRLEGVDSRSFALLFKISGLGLRRRRLTWVTFHGAYDLGFMVKILTGRRLPGTLDDFLALLRVHLGPSMYDVKPVARALELHGGLERIARSLKVERAAGRSHQAGSDSLLTMQVFVELIKRFGEENILEEFNYVFFGLTEASRS